A window from Drosophila subobscura isolate 14011-0131.10 chromosome O, UCBerk_Dsub_1.0, whole genome shotgun sequence encodes these proteins:
- the LOC117899382 gene encoding uncharacterized protein LOC117899382, which yields MGSTYILLVQLILFLHLFTGISSEVEFTNIKCTSLDKEFNDFEYCHLKSVNRSYKYVSVKVKLYKVPITKVKVNFALLKRFSGYEPFLYNITVDACKALRNSKSNPMFFFFHEIFRSHSNMNHTCPFDHDLAVDKVSVNFINRHFTEVLPFPRGEYLFQSNWFAYNVIRAEVKFFFTLF from the exons ATGGGCTCCACGTACATTCTTCTGGTTCAGCTGATTTTGTTTCTGCATCTATTCACAGGA ATCTCTTCAGAAGTGGAGTTTACAAACATCAAGTGCACTTCATTGGACAAGGAATTTAATGATTTTGAGTATTGCCATCTGAAGTCAGTGAATCGGAGCTACAAATATGTTTCCGTCAAAGTGAAATTGTATAAAGTTCCTATTACCAAAGTGAAA GTGAACTTTGCACTGCTCAAGCGATTCAGTGGCTATGAGCCGTTCCTCTACAATATCACTGTGGACGCTTGCAAGGCATTGAGAAATTCAAAATCTAACcctatgttttttttctttcatgaAATATTCAGATCCCATTCAAATATGAACCACACCTGCCCCTTCGAT CATGATCTAGCGGTCGACAAAGTTTCTGTTAACTTTATCAATCGCCACTTTACAGAGGTCCTTCCCTTTCCCAGGGGGGAATACCTCTTCCAATCCAACTGGTTCGCTTACAATGTAATTCGCGCTGAAGTCAAATTctttttcactcttttttaa
- the LOC117899380 gene encoding uncharacterized protein LOC117899380: MSSTCMVLVQLILFLYLVGEIGSKVEFTNIKCTSLDKEFDNFEYCHLKSVNRSYKYLSVKVNLYKIPITKVKVNIALLKRYSGYKPFLYNVTVDACKFLGNRKSSPVFAYLHDLFRNHSNMNHTCPFDHDLVVDKVSIGFINKQFTEVLPFPHGDYQFESNWFAYGINRAVVNVYFSLF, translated from the exons ATGAGCTCCACGTGTATGGTTCTAGTTCAACTGATTTTGTTCCTATATCTCGTTGGAGAG ATCGGTTCAAAAGTGGAGTTTACAAATATCAAATGCACTTCCCTGGATAAGGAATTCGATAATTTTGAGTATTGCCATCTGAAATCGGTGAATCGGAGCTACAAGTACTTGTCTGTGAAAGTGAATTTGTATAAAATTCCCATTACTAAAGTCAAA GTCAACATTGCACTGCTGAAACGATACAGCGGATACAAACCATTCCTCTACAATGTAACTGTGGATGCATGCAAATTCCTAGGAAATCGAAAGTCAAGCCCAGTCTTCGCCTACCTTCATGATCTCTTTAGAAATCATTCCAATATGAATCACACCTGTCCATTTGAT CACGATCTTGTGGTGGATAAGGTTTCTATCGGCTTTATTAATAAGCAGTTTACAGAAGTTCTACCCTTTCCTCATGGGGATTATCAATTCGAATCCAACTGGTTTGCTTACGGCATTAATAGAGCTGTGGTCAACGTATACTTTAGTCTTTTTTAA
- the LOC117899381 gene encoding uncharacterized protein LOC117899381, with protein MRCTYIVLVQLMLFLHLVREITSKVEFTNIKCTSLDKEFNDFEYCHLKSVNRSYKYLSLKVNLYKIPITKVKVNVALLKRYSGYKPFLYNFTVDACKFLKNRKSNRVVAYFHDLFLAHSNMNHTCPFDHDLLVEKVSIDFINKQFTEVLPFPTGDYLFQSNWFAYDINRAEVNVYFTLS; from the exons ATGCGCTGCACGTACATTGTTCTGGTTCAACTGATGTTGTTCCTTCATCTAGTTCGGGAA ATAACTTCAAAAGTGGAGTTTACAAATATCAAATGCACTTCATTGGACAAGGAATTTAATGATTTTGAGTATTGCCATCTGAAGTCAGTGAATCGGAGCTACAAATACTTATCTCTGAAAGTGAATTTGTATAAAATTCCCATCACCAAAGTCAAA GTTAATGTTGCCCTGCTCAAGCGATATAGCGGCTACAAGCCATTCCTCTATAACTTTACTGTGGATGCATGCAAATTCCTCAAAAATCGAAAGTCAAATCGCGTTGTTGCCTACTTTCATGATCTTTTTCTGGCCCACTCCAATATGAATCACACCTGTCCCTTCGAT CACGATCTTCTGGTTGAAAAGGTTTCTATCGACTTTATCAACAAGCAATTTACCGAAGTTCTACCCTTTCCTACTGGGGACTATCTTTTCCAGTCCAATTGGTTTGCTTACGACATTAATCGAGCTGAGGTCAATGTATACTTCACTCTCTCCTAA
- the LOC117899333 gene encoding uncharacterized protein LOC117899333 — protein sequence MKHNYFLLLQLILFLHLFRRIASKVEFTNIKCTSLDKEFDDFEYCHLKSVNRSYKYFSLKANLYKIPITKVKVNIALLKRYSGYKPFLYNFTVDACKFLKNRKSNRVVAYFHDLFLAHSNMNHTCPFDHDLLVEKVSIDFINKQFTEVLPFPTGDYLFQSNWFAYDINRAEVNVYFTLS from the exons ATGAAGCACAAttattttcttctgcttcaaCTGATTTTGTTCCTACATCTATTCAGGAGA ATCGCTTCAAAAGTGGAATTTACAAATATCAAATGCACCTCCCTGGATAAGGAGTTCGATGATTTTGAATATTGCCATCTGAAGTCGGTGAATCGGAGCTACAAATACTTTTCGCTGAAAGccaatttgtataaaattcCCATCACCAAAGTCAAA GTTAATATTGCCCTGCTCAAGCGATATAGCGGCTACAAGCCATTCCTCTATAACTTTACTGTGGATGCATGCAAATTCCTCAAAAATCGAAAGTCAAATCGCGTTGTTGCCTACTTTCATGATCTTTTTCTGGCCCACTCCAATATGAATCACACCTGTCCCTTCGAT CACGATCTTCTGGTTGAAAAGGTTTCTATCGACTTTATCAACAAGCAATTTACCGAAGTTCTACCCTTTCCTACTGGGGACTATCTTTTCCAGTCCAATTGGTTTGCTTACGACATTAATCGAGCTGAGGTCAATGTATACTTCACTCTCTCCTAA